ACTGAAGTCCTGTTTAGTCAGCTTGGAACACAGCAGGTGGcagccacgcggggtccgagtgGATTTCTCTCGGTTCCGCTCTCAGGGCCTTCCTTGGTTGTGGATGACTTCAGCGGACTTTGCAGTTGCCTGGACGGTCGCTTCTttccaccgggaaacgggaattGGCTGGTATCGAGGACTTCACCGTACAGAATGACAAAATCGTCCAAGTGTCAAGAGTTGGTCGGTTGCTGACCACTCTGATGAGGTGAACTTAGATTCACAGAATGTTTGCAAAAAGTTGCTTGGcgctggctttcttggtaggaaactATGTGATGGCGTCCAGCAGCGGAGGTTAAAAACGTGCAACGTAAAAAAACATGGATaacgatggacgaacaaaaacaaagaaagcgtGTAACTTTAGACTACTTCATTCTTCATTCATATCTTTGTACGgattttcttcttcctcatctttctATCCTGTCTTCTTCTGCATCGTTCATTCTCTCAGCATCATTCTATTGTCTTCTGTCTCGTTTCTCTGGCTCATGGATGTATGACTTTACTCTCCCTGTTTCAAAGGGGAGAATCCCATGAGATAAGACCAGAACGAGCACTCAACTGAACTGATTTTGGATCGTGGGTTCCGTGGTTCAACTCGCGGAGGCCGGGCATGAGGTAGGCTTACGCtacactttcagccaatgatatgcctgaaactgTTGTAACGTCAGCCTGGGTGTATTTGTAAGGCGATCTGTTCTTACGTTTATAGAGAATTTTGGATAGAACAAAGAAACTCTATTTCTCCATTTCTTCTGTCTCATAAAACATTTGTCTcgatgattctgaaaacaccactgtcatgtctgtggcttcttgccatgtttttggtttgtgTTTGGTTCTTAGTTTTTACCATGTCTTTGTTTTAGGTCCAGGTTGTCATTTTAGTTCTGCCTTGccatgccatcagcctcacttccctcacctgtgttttcctcatcagctgcactctatcCCTAATCAccatccacagtatttagtttccaggttccctCATTATTTTGCGAGATCCTTACCCGTCAACATCctccatgccatgccacgaccAAGTTAAGTGTCTATTCTCCTTGCTAtgtcaagtgttttgttttgtcaagtaattatcccacagtttaggttttttgaatccggctcagccgcgctttttgtttgaactttgtgtttttgtaaataaatcaagtttgcttttttgaaTTTCCGCATCCGCGTCCTTTTCACACCCACCCAAACTGACAGAGGGATCTCACCACCATGGACGCGGGGGATTATGCACCCTTCTGGGAGCTGCTCGAGGACTTCTGGAGCTGCTCGGGACCGAGCAGCACCTCCTGGAAAAAGCTGGACGCTGCTAATGACTTTATAGACTTCTTTTTGCAGAAGCAGGTCCTCCAGCACATACCAGGGGTGTCATCTATCTGGGAGGAGGTCAGGACTGTGCAGCGCACTGCCTCGCTGGAAATTTTTGGCTTGGAACCAGAAGAGGTAGCTGCGCTGTgcagctcctccccctcctttcCTGCACCGCAGCCCCAGGAgctgcagccccaggacccagctaCCACAGAGCAGGCCCCTGCCACAGAGACAGGAAACCCAGCCGTCctagagctggccccagccgacctagaggccacagggccagaccaagaggccacagggccagaccacagagcagaccacagccacagaggccgcggggcccgactcGACCACGACCACAGAGGCCGAGGGGCCCGACTTGACCACAGAAGCTGACTTGGCTTCTGAGCTCATGGGGCCCCGGCCCATGGACCCACAGTtacgagcccctccctcccaccctcagactttggggatgtctggaaTCCATCCCTTAAGGGGGGGGCTCCCCCGTCGCCGGATGTCCGGCTGCCTGCCGGACAGTCTCTGGCTTCTCCTGCCACGTCGCCGGATGTCCTGCCACCTGCCGGACAGTCTCTGGCTTCTCCTGCCACGTCGCCGGATGTCTGGCCACCCGCCTGTCCGCCCGCCTGTCCGCCTGCCGGACAGTCTCAGGCTTCTCCTGCCACGTCGCTGGATGTCCGGCCGCCCGCCTGGCTGCCTGCCCGCCTGCCGGACGGTCTCCAACCGCCTCTGCCACGTCTCCGGATGTCTGGTCGGCCGCCAGACCGCCTCCTGCCACGTcgccggatgtctggccgcccgccagactgcctcctgccacgtcgccggatgtctggccgcccgccagaccgcctcctgccatgtcgccggatgtctggccgcccgccagaccaccgcctcctgctgccgcTCGAGGCCGGGGCTCTGGCCGCATTTCGGATCGGCTCCTGCGGCCGCGTCGCCGGAGGTTTGGCTGCCTGCCGGACCGCctccggcttcgagcccctccctcccacccacagttttgggatgtctgcaatccatcccttgaggggggggggggctctgtcatgtctgtggcttcttgccatgtttttagtttgtgtttagttcttagtttttaccATGTCTTTGTTTTAGGTCCAGGTTGTCATTTTAGTTCTGTCTTGccatgccatcagcctcacttccctcacctgtgttttccccatcagctgcactctatcCCTAATCAccatccacagtatttagtttccaggttccttCATTATTTTGCGAGATCATTACCCGTCAACATCctccatgccatgccacgacAAAGTTAAGTGTCTATTctccaagtgttttgttttgtcaagtaattatcccacagtttaggttttttgaatccggcacagccgcgctttttgtttgaactttgtgtttttgtaaataaatcaagtttgcttttttgaaTTTCCGCTTCCATTTCACACCCACCCAAACTGACAACCACAACTTTTtaaatatgcagattaaagatataacatagacttatgatataaagacatcaaataacacattaCATGACATAGACAATGATTATGAGTCAAAGTGTAAAGTTGTGACATAGGAATAGCGAACCCaagaatgttattttcctgtgttaacaatggagtacaaaaagatacagaagGGACATCGTTTAACAGTTACATTACTGCATATAACTTGTCCAGTTTACGGACTCCGTGtggatttaactattcaacactacagaccactacggggcaatgtggttccataggcgGGTTAGTCACTTTTCCAACAAGATTATTTCTTCGTCACACTTTTAGTCACAATCATGAAAATCGTTTTTACATGCATCTCGTGACTTCGCTGAGAACCTGAAAGGACTTGTACAAAGCTATCAAACACAtctaatacagttttaagatttggCTGGGTAAAGGTAAAATGTCTGTGTGGCGAACCGAGCTCAATGGGTATATAAGCTGACagttaaaggtcccatggcatgaaaatttcactctcagaggttttttagccttaaaatgagttcctctagcctccttaagtcaccccagtgagtagaaattgcgaaatgtattcactgagcagtacagcatttcctccATGTTTTGAATAGAGCGCCTCCAAGTGTCTCGTTGACTCAAGGCTCCTGGtatgacgtcatgccaggatagagctcatcaaaatttcccaccccctctctccgccacgccctctgtctccacccacaCCTGCATTACCTCacccgcccaactcatgtggagtagaccgAGACTCGCCAAAGAAGAAGACTCGCCACGACTGAAGACAGtcacagaagatacagcaatggcttccaaagacgttaccatgcgaaatgtactgtgccaggatgtgaagatgaagagaagaatatgtttccgcttccatcctctgtccctttgaaaacggaatggctaatttcatttacgagggacgggtgcccatgcatgttccaaagAGCGTCAGTGTTTGCGAGACACATTTCGGAGGAATGCTTTCACAAccctacacctgaagttgaagcctggatcagtgccaagccttgccggtccatcagctacccacaccgatcaagtaagtcataattatttgctagccgctagcactttatgggtgacagctaactagccaacattagctgtggaggtatttatccatgaaacctacactgcgctacaaaaccaatactctgttaaactggttagatttggaaaattggttgtaaaacaagacatttgtcttttgaccaagtatcttACGTGTAGGGGACTACATAAAGCATGAATACTTAGGTAAGCAAGTGTAGTTATGTTCTGCGGCTAGATACGTCTGTTACACGGAAAATGATGCCCGACGaaaacaattcatattttgtaagcctttctttcgattggtgactttatattttgaaagcatttgttacggtttggtgacCTTTGTCCGGCCGCCCGCCGGTTTGGtgaccttttatttatttatttatttttatttttttttacgtcgAGTCGTTTCTGCGTCTTTCGTGTGGGATACGCGATCGGGTGTTGTGGCAAGGTGAAGGgtgtttagcaaacgtttgctgactaccctcgaacatacaccattatgtgtctgtcaattcgaacacagttttgacttcaaatctgtcgtgacTCGTCAGATTATCACGAGTGTAATGCTCGGCTTtcgaaccatgagatgtgtgctctctgtctgcatcaggttcactcttcactggccagcacatcaagtgctcacgtccagacatcccggaccagggatgctgcctgccagactgaccccattgtcaataggactgcagccacaccgaagaatgttgtctttctctatattggaatgctttgcaggtgagatgttttaccttgtagttgttgaaagtttttgttgtctgaaatgtcattattgagccgggtttctccagcactataagtcttgtgaatgtaatttatatttgatttaccaaaaaatgtatacttttagggggttttcagatcatagttcctatgaaacttcacaatatatgaaaagctttttccaaaatgctttatacctactttcaaaaatattgttttatttgttactaccattaaaagcagcatttaaatgtttcaacatgttATGTAAATCTCAGCTAATATCACTTTGTctgatgcttgaaatcagatttaaaaaaagtaatgagaacagcttttatagcattttggaaaagagcttttcatatgctctcccatgatgatgcatgtgtctctattagctaacccccaccaccatgacaaatgaaaattctgtgagccgaccacaggcccagacagcagacggtgtacctctcttcaaaatctcctttcccaaatccaagaagggaGAGTGCACAGTCAAATgtcaaaagactaagccaacctttggtaagaactcaaaagttcaagaattcaagtccaactacttttgcctgtatcaaatttactgaggttaattccaacaaataggaatacaaaaaatgtgagaaatagaaatctaaacaaacataaatatatagaacaaatataaatatataaatagatttaaaaataaacattgaaatgtacaaatgactaactgaaatatacaaatgttgtgcgtgtacagtgtgtatgaatgttctgtgtgaaaagggtatgtggatgtcctgatggacctaatttttcacacgcgaggcagtctaaacccggtgcagtgtccttcatcatcggggtactcggcacggatacgcaggaccacacaggcaggaatgaccactctgatccggcgacccaaaaagccccagcaccacgccacgaactgcctgtaggccaaatacctgaagcgcctggaagaacagatagaaaaaatgacacttgcagagaatgttgttgctcttctgttattgctatgttgtacatatttacatattcctatggattattcttgattgtgttttaataatgtcttgtaaataaatatacaaacactcttcatactgtctgcatagttgaattatcaggctctattgggtgggtatactgtaaactctatgtatgtggctatgagtaattattttacaacgcttaccgatgcgttcttctcaggcgtaaactgccaaaATGGTGCCTGTAGACTCGCCCAGCGGTTTGTAGCGAATATACATTGAGACAGACCGGCTCAAACCCTGGATGATCCAGCATACATGCTGGCTCTGCCGCCACTTCTCCTAGTAGTGCTGTGACCTAATAAAGATTAGAACTAGACATGGTAAGTGTCATTTCAGGAACAGGtagatccaaatgtttacagtgttacctgagggatctccatgcagcatctattctccctttctgtgggcattatctcgcaaattccacattgacacctattattaaaaaaaaaaaggcagtgtaatgatattctgttttcaggtaatgccggcaaatataacaatgaaacatctttagtggcaagtaaatgagttaacaggtgagcatgagaataattacatgctggtcagactactatcatgttttttgcatgccaGAGTCTACTGTATAAGTACATGGGCAACGcacagctggctgttcccagtgaagacGGGCTACTAAAAAGGTGTACACAAAAATCTGTAGCATAAGTTTCACTTcgtgtagttacactttggatccagcacctggtcaggatatgatgaggtttgttttttttgtatattatagcatgtaaacctttttgtctagaaaacttggttataaatcgctcccctcatgtcaacactgggtggagaatcatttgcCAAACAGGACAGTGTTTGAGGGGGTAATTGCAATTgcaattttcatgaaattacCCACCTGCGTTTATtccagttgtttttcataacatgttggcaatgtgtactatgggaaataatttggcagtgttactgttgtacaatgcaaggcaacattgagaaagttacttggtgtagagactggagatgccagcagccatactcactaatgttagcactgcaaatacgtgcCCACATTACAAAATAAGTTGGAAACTTATACGCtttgtaagcaaaaataatattttaggtagtcctgatGTGGTGACTACAATTTCGgctctaattaggctaccgtaggctaagcgactgctagtatctgcgcacctcagtggttcggaccgacccaactataaacgtttccagacataacatttcaaactcaccattctgagacgttttgctgaaggcgctgctgatctgcagtttgttgctgaactgcctgcgCCTCGGCTTCAGGGTCCGATTCCGGGTCGAAGGCGAACGGTACAAtggtttgctcacctgccatttctattttttttttcctactagcagctaacatgcgTAGCCAAAACAGATgaatcagacacgcccccattcagccatgacacacccctcgcgcTCATCCTTCcttctcattaggaaaacagggcactggagaAAGCGCTGAAATACGGCTTTCTTCTAAGAGGCCAAATCTGCGTTTTCCGGGTGAATTTTGAGAACGCCTGGGGgtataacatcctgaagcctccgaaagcccatttaaagtgccgctactataccatgccatgggaactttaaaacccgacaacgccaccctgggaaTTTCACCCGGAACtaacttaaaaataaattaaacaaaaatgtgatATGATGCTGCAGTTGCAACCCCAAAATCAAAGACACTCAGGTCCGTTTTACCCAAAGCAGTAGACGTGTTCCaatatgaaaaatattttattaaaacagatatggtttaaaaacaagttaaaaacaaTGAGGAAATGGCTGTAATAATAATGCTAAGGCTTACCAGTGGGGGAGGCAGGTTAGGAGGAAGACATCTCAAAATCACCCCACAGCACACATGTCACACTCTCACTCACAATCACAATCACAATCACGCGGTGGTGCAGCCCAAATCCAAATGTGCGACACATGCAACCACACTAGGGAGACTCTGCCACCAGAAGGACCCTGATCCCCACCACTGGAAGCTCTCCAGCGCCTGAAAtaagattaaattaaaaaaaagaagtttatgtaaaaaaaggaaatttaaacaatatatttacagttttaacacaagacataaaataaacaatgaatCAATTAATCATCAGCGGCGTCCTCCGTTATCAAACAATGATACGAATCGATCGGCACCATATGCGCCGCGCAACCAGAGGCTGTGTAAAATCCAGGTCACAGAAATGAAACTTATAGGATGCAGCGTTCCTGCAGTTTAGgccacagcagcagtcaggcaaGCAGTAGTATGTCCCAATTACTCCGGATTTGGAGCCAGTCTAGAATCCTGGGCATAAATAAAACGTATTACTAAACGATTGCAGTAATTGGACGTTCTGGGATGCGGATGTTACATACCAATCAGGCAGGTGATCCAAGCAAGCAGCAGCGTGAGGCTTATCCACCTTTGGAAACGAGCGCATCTACCTAAGGCAAAACCACCTGCTTAATATATATCCAACCAAGACTGATGACAGGTGAGAATCAAACTTACTGGGAACGTTCCAGACACACGGGAGGTCACAGAGGGAGACGATCTATCCGAATGACAACAGTACATGGGCGGATGGCACTCAACACCCGAGTTCAATCATAAAACATGAATCACCATCTAGCGTTTATAACTAGGATGATGAGACCTGATTGGCCAATTATCTCAACAAGCCGGAAACTCATGGGCATTTCCTGCCACATCTACTTCgatttattggtccagataagatagggaATGGGTTAGTCTCCGATTTCTCCAAAaagggttctttgtttgttcagttGAAGTTGTCAATGCATCCCTCAAGTTTATGGCAAATGTCTGTTGCTAaatccactcccaaaagctttcataggccgaaggttgttgtaaattaggcgatTTCTGTCCCTCTCTTTTCTGTAGACTTCCCACATCTGGGTCTTTacccagaaaaacatcccccacaggaatgcttcatcttccaaaggtttacggcaggggtctccaacctttttccctctgagagctactttaacaaaataaaattggCCGAGAGCTACTcgtgttttgtaacatttattataatcgctcattttgaacaaacaaactcaataagCCTTCCTTTCACTTATCCTTGTTATATATGTCCATGTCACTGTATCACACTTCACAAAACTATTTACATGCACCAAGACATCTGAAAATGAAATGTTATTATGGATCACTTACAATTTCTACAAACCAAGAATCAAAAACTTGACCCAACATAACCTTTTAAATCATCAATATATCAGTAAATGGCAAAATCCacataaagaacaaaaattgcattcacaataaaaaccatttagttcagttcaatattgagcagtgaaggtgtgtgcgtgtgtgtgtgtgtgtgtgagtgtgaatgtgttcaGACGTTCAGCCTTTTTAGCTAGTGAGATGACTGACACTGCAAGGAGTCAACAAGAGAGGTGTATGCTGGAGTGTATCCACTTAAGTTCACTCttatggagtcatttaaatgttcatcagtcagtctcgttctgagctttgatttcaggacattcatgtcagaaaaagctgactcacagaggtatgtagacccaaacaaagcagacatttccagagctgcttggtgaagatttTGATAATTATCtggctctaccaagctccagaaatgctgtgaattctgctgagactttaactgcacattgttttgaaggtttataaCCTCCATTTCCATTTCTACAGGATCAACACAGAAAACTTCAGCCATCTGTCCTGAAATCTCACTTATGTCCACATCCATGAAAGGGTTGGCCATAAATGTCACACAGGgctcaagtttctcaaagtcactgaatctgtgagcaaactcctgtccaagccttgataagaggtcacaatacttggacacatttaaaacgctggctgcacctgtgtgaCTGTCCAGCATCTTTGAGATAGAGGGGAAGTGCTGAAATCTTCTGCTTTTCACTTGCTGAATGTACAATGACAGTTTTGCAATGAACGCCTTGACAGCATTGATCATGTCACATATATTTTTACCTTTGCCTTGTAACTGTAGGTTCAGGTGGTTCATTTTCTCAGTTACATCAGTCAGGAAAGCAAGATCAAGTAGCCACTCTGTATCAGATAATAGGGTGGTGTCCTCCTCCCTCGTTTCCATGAATGCCTTGATTTCACCCAGCAAGGAAAGAAAGCACTGTAGTATCTTGCCCCGACTTAGCCACCTGACCTCGGTGTGAAGGAGGAGATCCCCATACTCCGCAGAGCATTCCTCCAGGAACAGCTTGAAGCTCCGGTGTTGCTTTGCCTATGCTCAAATGGAATTGATGATCCTGATAACAGGCGTCATGACATGGTCAAATCCCATCACTTTTGCGCATATAGCCTGCTGATGAATGATGCAATGATAGTTAAAAAACTTTGGAAAGTCTGGGTCCACTTTGCAGTGCGCAATAAATCCGGAGTGACGACCTTTCATTGCAGGTGCTCCGTCAGTTGTTACAGACACCAGCTTTTCAATAGggatctttttttccacaaagtaaTCCTTTACTGCATTATAAATATCAACTCCCCTGGTTGTTGTTTTCAATGGGAGTAAGGTCAAAAACTCCTCTTTGGTGGAAAAGTCGTCAAACACCATCCGAATGAACACAGCTAGCTGAGCTGTATCACTGCGGTCCACAGACTCATCGCACTGAATAGAGAACCATTTGCACCTGTTAATGTCCGATTCCAGCTGTTTTGCCGCATCCGCAGACAGCGCAGACACTCTCCTTGCCACGGTATTGGCACCAAGCTGTACATCGGCAATAGCAGACAAAATTTCCTCCTTATTTTTATGGTCCCTGAATAACGTTTCAGCCACCGCAGTCATGGCCTCCTTCACGATCCCGCCATCGGTGAACGGCTTTTTGCGCTTTGTTAAAATGTGTGCCACTTTAAACGAAGCCTCTGTTGCTGAATTGGCTTTCTTTGTCGGTTTGGTGAACAGAGACTGTTGCCGTTGAAGCGTTGGATAAAATATCTCATCGGTGTTGGGTAGTGCTTTGTCGGATATGTAATGTCCAGAAGGCTGGGCATACCATGaatccaaaaattccaaaagcACCAATAACccagaaatgttaaaaaaaaaatcctaccaCAACTCTTCAGGGCAACTGTATTGTGGCACGGTTTATAATACAACTTAGTTTAGATGTACTTATTAACCCTGATGctaatcagaaaaaaaatcttgaccCTGATCCATTACTTCTTATGTTAACATAAGAAAGGGAAATTGTGGTGTGCTGAGGGCGTTTATAACACCATCATATTTCAAAGTATGCTCAAAGCATATCTTCGCTGTGGAGGAGTTGTTTGTGTAATTTTGACAGATTCTTGATTATAGCATTACCAGTTGAAAACAAACTCTTGTGGAAGTCCGGTGGCTTTGCTTTTTGTGCAAtatagtttgtgtttgtgattTTTAATTGAGAGGCTTTTGACATAAAAAGCAACTTCACTTGAGTCACAGAAAAGCCtgagaaaatcttttgaattttttttttttgtttcaagaATGATTGCATGTTTTTGCAAATTGGGTTTTGAATTATCATATGTGGAATTTAATTGGTCTAATTATTAACCCAAATAATCAGTAGTGTCTTAAATTTCTAAACTTTAGAATGGAGTaacattttttgaaaaaaaagatcaacagATGGACTCAAAAGTTGCCACTGACAGCTTCTGTTGGTTTCAGTTGAGGTTGTAGGGCACACAAAAGATTTTTGGAGAATGTAAGAAAGGCTGGAGGAAAAACAATAATTTGTTCACAGAATGTAGTCATTCTTTTATACAATGATCATTATCATCTCACTTGCAATACGATTCAAATTATGTTAATACCATTGACAAGTGGCAATTTTTGAAGTTTTGATACAATTTCAGTCAACTGCATGTACATACAGTTTGTAGTTTGTGATCAAACACTGAAATATCACAGAAAAGAGGGCATAAGTTGACAGTTTTAAAATCAAAGTGCAAGGATATTATGGGGTATTATGCTTTCCAAAGAGAATGTAGCCTAGCTGATGAGATGCTGTGATTGTATGGATACAACACAGTAAAATCCCGCGTGTCAAATAAGCAGTGTCAGAGCATGTTAACTCTGTAAGAGTCAATTTAACAACAGTGAGTGTAAAATGCCTCCTTATGTTCTGCAGTGTTGGTGAAAATATTCAGAGTTAAAATAGGTTTTGTAAAAATAACTCTTTACGGTGTCAGTATCAAGTGTCAAAGAAAATGCACTCTGTCAGAGTTAATATAACACCACAATTCAGTGTTAATGGAAATTCTTGAAACTGAGTGTTAAAAAGTACTCTGAAAAGCTCCGCCTCCTTCTACCTCATACCAGACTGATCAGAATTTTCTCAGCGCCATTTTGACCTTCTCCGCCTCGCTGAAAAATCACGGTAAGTTTTTCTCAATTTTCAATTATTTCCCAAATTTTCACTGTCCTTGGAGTTAAAGCAACATAATGAAATAACATGGTGCTTCAGaagaaactttttttctgtgaaaaaatgTGCTTTTCACGTGACAAATGTAAGGAGTTGTTAGCTAGCTTAAACCTGCAAAATGTTGTCCTATTTAGCATTAAATAAAAATTGCATTTTAGACATAATATTGCATTAACTGGTCACTACGCTTCTAAACATTGATAGGAATCTATAAAATACTTGGGGACTGATTTGGGGGATTGACTTAATGCACCTGCCTGGAGCTCCAAACCAAGTTGTAATGCTAAAACCCCGATTACGTTTTTACCCTTCAGCGGGAGCAGAGCGCGACATACGCGGTTCCTCTGAAACAGCATAGAATGTATCGTCGGTGTTACTTCATTAAATCTTAGCTATTTCACCTTTTAATGGTATTTTATAAAAGTTATGCTTGTTACTACCGGACGTTTTTCAATGAACGTGAAATAATCCTCAAGCGATTGCCAAATAAGCAAGTACATGATTGGCGGTTCCATTAAAGTAATTTAGGAAAAATAATATCTGGTTAGGTTTGTTTTCACTATTAATTACCCAACATTTTCTGCCCTGTCACTGCTAAACGCATCAACAAGCAGGAAAGCTGTTGCAATCTGCTGGTAATTTGGTAATTTGCTCCAAAATTGATGTAAAAACCACATTTTTGTAGAATAAGAATAGGTTTTTATCTTTGCCTTGTCTCTTGTGGTATAACGATTATAGGTTTTATTTTAGACTGTTAGGTTAAAGACCAAAATAAtaatttacatttgtttatgtaACTCAAAATgcctatttgtttttttgttgtagaTACCATCAtgcttattaaaacaaaaattgaTACAGAACAGAAGTATGTGAAGATCAGTGAACCAAGCCTGGAAGAATTCTTGA
This genomic interval from Odontesthes bonariensis isolate fOdoBon6 chromosome 7, fOdoBon6.hap1, whole genome shotgun sequence contains the following:
- the LOC142384848 gene encoding P2X purinoceptor 7-like, whose translation is MAGEQTIVPFAFDPESDPEAEAQAVQQQTADQQRLQQNVSEWCQCGICEIMPTERENRCCMEIPQVTALLGEVAAEPACMLDHPGFEPVCLNVYSLQTAGRVYRHHFGSLRLRRTHRRFRYLAYRQFVAWCWGFLGRRIRVVIPACVVLRIRAEYPDDEGHCTGFRLPRV